In Burkholderia sp. WP9, a genomic segment contains:
- the fliM gene encoding flagellar motor switch protein FliM — MGHEEFMSQEEVDALLKGVTGESDSEAEQSERVGVRPYNIATQERIVRGRMPGLEIINDRFARLLRVGIFNFMRRSAEISVGPVKVQKYSEFTRNLPIPTNLNLVHVKPLRGTSLFVFDPNLVFFVVDNLFGGDGRFHTRVEGRDFTQTEQRIIMKLLNLTFEHYTASWKSVRPLQFEYVRSEMHTQFANVATPNEIVIVTQFSIEFGTTGGTLHICMPYSMIEPIRDILSSPIQGEALEVDRRWVRVLSQQVQAAEVELTADLAQVPVTFEQILNMRKGDVLPINIPEHITAKVDGVPVMECGYGIFNGQYALRVQKMISAADTMKEGGYE; from the coding sequence ATGGGCCACGAAGAGTTCATGTCCCAGGAGGAGGTCGATGCTCTCCTCAAGGGCGTAACCGGCGAGTCCGATTCGGAAGCCGAGCAAAGCGAGCGTGTGGGCGTACGGCCCTACAACATCGCGACGCAGGAACGCATCGTCCGCGGCCGGATGCCTGGCCTCGAAATCATCAACGACCGGTTTGCGCGTCTGTTGCGCGTCGGTATCTTCAACTTCATGCGGCGCTCGGCGGAAATCTCCGTCGGTCCGGTGAAGGTGCAGAAGTACAGCGAGTTCACCCGCAATCTGCCGATCCCGACCAACCTGAATCTGGTCCACGTGAAGCCGTTGCGCGGCACGTCGCTATTCGTGTTCGACCCGAACCTGGTGTTCTTCGTGGTCGACAACCTGTTCGGCGGCGACGGGCGTTTCCATACCCGCGTAGAAGGCCGCGATTTCACGCAGACCGAGCAGCGCATCATCATGAAGCTGCTCAACCTCACGTTCGAGCACTACACGGCGTCGTGGAAAAGCGTGCGCCCGCTGCAATTCGAATACGTGCGCTCGGAAATGCACACGCAGTTCGCCAACGTGGCGACGCCGAACGAAATCGTCATCGTCACGCAGTTCTCGATTGAGTTCGGCACGACGGGCGGCACGCTGCACATCTGCATGCCGTACTCGATGATCGAACCGATCCGCGACATTCTTTCGTCGCCGATTCAGGGCGAGGCGCTCGAAGTCGACCGCCGCTGGGTCCGCGTGCTGTCGCAGCAGGTGCAGGCCGCGGAAGTGGAACTGACCGCCGACCTCGCGCAGGTGCCGGTCACGTTCGAACAGATCCTGAACATGCGCAAAGGCGATGTTCTGCCGATCAACATCCCCGAACACATCACGGCGAAAGTCGATGGCGTGCCGGTGATGGAATGCGGCTACGGAATTTTCAATGGTCAGTACGCGTTGCGGGTCCAGAAAATGATCAGCGCAGCCGACACGATGAAGGAAGGTGGATATGAGTGA
- a CDS encoding flagellar hook-length control protein FliK: MSLLSQIGSLLGSASSTSTSAAIAAAANAKPFSQTLQQSIDQQNSAAAQSASQQQQQQAAAAASSGSSSSSSVHDAPPPADSSAQSTDDTSSSKDAGKPVNSASSSASAGNTQQASTDKPAATPPKAGNTATQTDAGTAAAAAAAQAQAQAQAQANADNAATPATADPATALADAATALPGTTTDATTGGTSGKKTTATDPKSLQDALQAALAALANGQGVPPQAMASGAAANAATSANGLAAGTNAGLNGTSNGTSDGKTLASGLFGDGKGSSASKAALTTAATTVADPSAAAKAANDALTATAGGTQGDDLASFKSAADAATAALAATQAAASAASATAAVQTTGNAGAAQAANALSPQVGTTDWEDALSQKVVFLSNAHSQSAELTLNPKDLGPLQVVLQVADNHAHALFVSQHQSVREAVEAALPKLREAMESNGIGLGSASVSDGFARQGGQQQSADSGRSGGRSGSASGSYGGGSGSDTVDMAVNVPARRTVGLVDTFA, from the coding sequence ATGTCGCTTCTTTCACAGATCGGCTCGCTGCTCGGCTCCGCCAGCAGCACGTCCACCAGCGCGGCCATTGCCGCTGCGGCAAACGCCAAACCGTTCTCGCAAACCCTGCAGCAGAGCATCGACCAGCAAAACAGTGCTGCCGCGCAGAGCGCGAGCCAGCAGCAACAGCAGCAGGCTGCGGCTGCGGCGTCTTCTGGATCGTCGTCTTCGTCGAGCGTGCACGATGCTCCGCCGCCGGCTGATTCAAGCGCGCAGAGCACGGACGACACGAGCAGCAGCAAGGACGCCGGCAAGCCGGTGAACTCCGCGTCGTCGTCGGCATCGGCGGGCAACACGCAACAGGCTTCGACCGACAAGCCCGCCGCCACGCCGCCGAAGGCCGGCAACACGGCGACCCAGACCGACGCGGGCACCGCCGCGGCAGCCGCCGCAGCACAGGCCCAGGCGCAAGCACAAGCGCAAGCTAACGCGGACAACGCGGCTACGCCGGCCACCGCCGACCCCGCCACGGCCTTGGCCGACGCCGCGACCGCGTTGCCCGGCACGACCACGGACGCCACGACGGGCGGCACCTCAGGCAAGAAAACTACCGCTACGGATCCAAAGTCGTTGCAAGACGCATTGCAAGCGGCGCTGGCGGCTTTGGCGAATGGCCAGGGCGTCCCCCCCCAAGCAATGGCGAGCGGCGCCGCCGCCAATGCCGCGACGTCGGCGAACGGCCTCGCGGCTGGCACGAACGCGGGACTTAACGGAACCTCGAACGGAACCTCGGACGGCAAGACCTTGGCCAGTGGCCTGTTCGGCGACGGCAAGGGATCGAGCGCGTCGAAGGCCGCTTTGACGACGGCGGCGACGACCGTGGCGGACCCGTCCGCAGCGGCAAAGGCGGCGAACGACGCATTGACGGCAACGGCCGGCGGCACGCAGGGTGACGATCTCGCATCCTTCAAGAGCGCGGCGGACGCAGCGACAGCGGCGCTGGCCGCCACGCAGGCGGCGGCCAGCGCGGCGAGCGCGACCGCTGCCGTCCAGACCACCGGCAATGCCGGCGCGGCGCAAGCGGCAAACGCACTATCACCTCAGGTCGGCACGACCGACTGGGAGGACGCATTGAGTCAGAAGGTGGTGTTCCTGTCGAACGCGCATTCACAGAGCGCCGAACTGACGCTGAACCCGAAGGACCTTGGTCCCTTGCAGGTTGTCTTGCAAGTTGCCGACAACCACGCCCATGCATTGTTTGTTTCGCAGCATCAATCCGTGCGCGAAGCGGTCGAAGCGGCGTTGCCGAAACTACGCGAGGCGATGGAATCAAACGGGATCGGCTTGGGCAGCGCGAGCGTCAGCGACGGCTTTGCGCGCCAGGGCGGCCAACAACAGAGCGCCGACTCTGGCCGCTCTGGCGGCCGCTCGGGCAGTGCGAGCGGATCATATGGCGGCGGCAGCGGCTCAGACACGGTCGACATGGCGGTCAACGTACCGGCGCGACGCACAGTGGGCTTGGTGGACACATTCGCGTGA
- the fliN gene encoding flagellar motor switch protein FliN — protein MSDLNAKTEAELAAGEPQLAADAAAAEDEAAMADWASALAEQNDNSEVSATTAGVFQPLSKVEPTSTRNDIDMILDIPVQMTVELGRTKIAIRNLLQLAQGSVVELDGMAGEPMDVLVNGCLIAQGEVVVVNDKFGIRLTDIITPSERIRKLNR, from the coding sequence ATGAGTGACCTGAACGCAAAAACCGAGGCCGAGCTGGCCGCTGGCGAGCCGCAACTGGCCGCCGACGCAGCCGCGGCCGAAGACGAAGCGGCCATGGCGGACTGGGCCAGCGCGCTGGCCGAGCAGAACGACAATTCGGAAGTCAGTGCGACGACGGCCGGCGTGTTCCAGCCGTTGTCGAAAGTCGAGCCGACCTCGACGCGCAACGACATCGACATGATCCTGGACATTCCTGTTCAGATGACCGTCGAACTCGGCCGCACCAAGATCGCGATCCGCAACCTACTGCAACTCGCACAGGGGTCGGTGGTGGAACTGGACGGCATGGCGGGCGAGCCGATGGACGTGCTGGTCAACGGCTGTCTGATCGCACAGGGTGAAGTGGTGGTGGTGAACGACAAGTTCGGTATCCGTCTGACCGACATCATCACGCCGTCCGAACGCATCCGGA
- the fliL gene encoding flagellar basal body-associated protein FliL, giving the protein MATTTAPQQAAPASPGPLKRIILIVLIAIIAAGAAGAGVWFFMSKRAPATASAEAAPAPAPAPLFFPLESMTVNLQSDDGQQHFLRIGLTLKLTDAKTQQELTEHMPEVRSRILLALSNKHPDELAPLEGKRALATELRTLIEQPTDKGAVPIHVQDVLFTEFVVQ; this is encoded by the coding sequence ATGGCAACCACGACCGCACCCCAGCAAGCCGCGCCCGCCTCCCCGGGCCCCTTGAAGCGCATCATCCTGATCGTGCTCATCGCGATCATCGCCGCGGGCGCAGCCGGCGCGGGCGTATGGTTCTTCATGTCCAAGCGCGCACCCGCCACAGCCTCGGCGGAAGCCGCGCCGGCCCCGGCACCCGCGCCGCTGTTTTTCCCGCTCGAATCGATGACCGTCAATCTGCAATCGGACGACGGCCAGCAGCACTTCCTGCGCATCGGCCTGACGCTGAAACTCACCGACGCGAAGACCCAGCAGGAACTGACCGAGCACATGCCCGAAGTGCGCAGCCGTATCCTGCTCGCGCTGTCGAACAAACACCCTGACGAACTGGCGCCGCTCGAAGGCAAGCGCGCGCTCGCCACGGAACTCCGGACACTGATCGAACAGCCGACCGACAAGGGCGCCGTGCCGATCCATGTCCAGGACGTGCTGTTCACCGAATTCGTCGTGCAGTGA
- the fliJ gene encoding flagellar export protein FliJ, producing the protein MAKHFPIKTLIGLAQDDVDAAAQRLGRAQRERNDVQAQLDALVQYRDEYHARFTATAQTGMPAGNMRNFQAFIDTLDAAIEQQRNLLATATARVEAAKPDWQRQKQKLGSYEVLQARGEAAEARTTARRDQRDADEHAARILRMRAEGA; encoded by the coding sequence ATGGCGAAACACTTTCCGATCAAGACCCTCATCGGCCTGGCCCAGGACGATGTCGACGCCGCCGCGCAACGTCTGGGCCGCGCGCAGCGCGAGCGCAACGATGTGCAGGCGCAACTCGACGCCCTCGTGCAGTATCGCGACGAATATCACGCACGCTTCACGGCGACCGCCCAGACAGGCATGCCCGCGGGCAACATGCGCAACTTCCAGGCGTTCATCGACACGCTCGACGCCGCCATCGAACAGCAGCGCAATCTGCTGGCGACGGCCACCGCGCGCGTCGAGGCCGCGAAGCCCGACTGGCAGCGCCAGAAGCAGAAGCTCGGCTCATATGAAGTGCTGCAGGCGCGCGGCGAAGCAGCCGAAGCCAGGACCACGGCGCGGCGCGACCAGCGCGACGCCGACGAACACGCCGCCCGGATTCTGCGGATGCGCGCCGAAGGTGCATGA